One Curtobacterium sp. MCLR17_032 genomic window carries:
- a CDS encoding GNAT family N-acetyltransferase: MNWTISRTEFDHPDADQLRRAQRAELDARYGSDDHEPGTPPSADDVPVFLVARTSDDRPIACGGLRPLADDVAGPGSVEIKRMYVTPPARGSGVAVTVLRALEAAARDLGSRRVVLETGTLQPDAIRFYEREGYTSIALYGPYVGSAGSVCFARDL, from the coding sequence ATGAACTGGACCATCAGCCGCACGGAGTTCGACCACCCCGATGCCGACCAGCTGCGACGAGCGCAGCGCGCCGAGTTGGACGCGCGCTACGGCAGCGACGATCACGAGCCGGGCACACCCCCTTCGGCGGACGACGTCCCGGTGTTCCTCGTCGCGAGGACGAGCGACGATCGCCCCATCGCCTGCGGGGGCCTGCGCCCCCTGGCCGACGACGTCGCCGGCCCCGGAAGCGTCGAGATCAAGCGCATGTACGTGACGCCGCCTGCGCGGGGCTCAGGAGTGGCGGTCACCGTCCTCCGCGCCCTGGAGGCTGCTGCTCGCGATCTCGGGTCGAGGCGCGTGGTCCTCGAGACGGGCACCCTCCAACCCGACGCGATCCGCTTCTACGAACGGGAGGGCTACACGAGCATCGCGCTGTACGGCCCCTACGTCGGGTCCGCCGGATCCGTGTGCTTCGCGCGGGATCTGTGA
- a CDS encoding transcriptional repressor: protein MATDGSVVHREQRRHTDCVLAALREVRRATVQELYRSLRGAGDPISLSTVYREVHRLVAVGRVREVVLPGEAVYLLPGDDLFVCDQCGRIEEVPLRRLAVIQDADFFAQAEALTVHGRCADCDR from the coding sequence ATGGCAACCGACGGCTCGGTCGTGCACCGCGAACAGCGGCGGCACACGGACTGCGTCCTCGCAGCGCTCCGGGAGGTTCGTCGCGCGACCGTGCAGGAGTTGTACCGATCCCTGCGGGGTGCGGGCGATCCGATCAGCCTGTCGACGGTCTACCGGGAGGTGCACCGCCTCGTCGCGGTCGGCCGGGTCCGTGAGGTGGTCCTTCCGGGCGAAGCCGTCTACCTGCTGCCCGGCGACGACCTGTTCGTCTGCGACCAGTGCGGACGGATCGAGGAAGTGCCGCTCCGTCGCCTCGCGGTGATCCAGGACGCGGACTTCTTCGCGCAGGCCGAGGCCCTCACCGTCCACGGCCGGTGTGCCGACTGTGATCGGTGA
- a CDS encoding zinc ABC transporter substrate-binding protein: MRINRFIASGVVAAVAAAALTGCSSGGGNGDGNGKITVVGAENEYSDVAAQIGGKYVSASAVMSDPNTDPHTFEASASVARELSSAQLVIQNGVGYDDFMAKLEKASPNSDRKVITAQTLLGLPDSTRNPHLWYDPKTMPAVAAEIATDLEKLDPAHKTTFAQNLTTFDDSLHTWTSALASFKSAHGGTPVAVTEPVADYALEAAGVDIKTPWSLQAAIMNDTDPSPQQSAAQDSLFTSKQVKVFLYNQQVTDSITAHYLSLAHANGVPVVGVYETMPTGYTYQRWMEAELAALAEAVTDGTSTEKL, from the coding sequence GTGCGCATCAACAGATTCATCGCCTCCGGTGTCGTCGCGGCAGTGGCCGCAGCAGCCCTCACGGGGTGCTCCTCTGGCGGAGGCAACGGCGACGGGAACGGGAAGATCACCGTCGTCGGCGCCGAGAACGAGTACTCGGACGTCGCCGCGCAGATCGGCGGGAAGTACGTCAGCGCGTCGGCGGTCATGAGCGACCCGAACACCGATCCGCACACGTTCGAAGCCAGTGCGAGCGTGGCGAGGGAACTCTCCTCAGCGCAGTTGGTGATCCAGAACGGCGTCGGGTACGACGACTTCATGGCCAAGCTCGAGAAGGCATCGCCGAACTCCGACCGGAAGGTCATCACCGCGCAGACCCTGCTCGGCCTCCCCGACAGCACCAGGAACCCGCACCTCTGGTACGACCCGAAGACGATGCCCGCCGTGGCAGCCGAGATCGCCACCGACCTGGAGAAGCTCGACCCGGCGCACAAGACGACGTTCGCGCAGAACCTCACGACGTTCGACGACTCACTGCACACGTGGACGTCCGCGCTGGCCTCGTTCAAGAGCGCACACGGTGGGACGCCCGTCGCCGTGACCGAACCGGTCGCGGACTACGCCCTCGAAGCCGCGGGCGTCGACATCAAGACGCCGTGGTCCCTGCAGGCAGCGATCATGAACGACACCGACCCGTCACCGCAGCAGTCGGCGGCGCAGGACTCCCTGTTCACGAGCAAGCAGGTGAAGGTCTTCCTCTACAACCAGCAGGTGACCGACTCGATCACGGCCCACTACCTGTCGCTGGCACACGCGAACGGCGTCCCGGTGGTCGGCGTGTACGAGACGATGCCGACCGGCTACACCTACCAGCGGTGGATGGAGGCTGAACTCGCAGCGCTCGCGGAGGCCGTCACCGACGGCACCTCGACGGAGAAGCTGTGA